The genomic DNA TTTTCTACTCCAAGTTGACAATACCTTTCCGAAAAGATGACTATGGACGCTTCTGATCATCTACGGGGATTTAATAAAACTATTGGAGAGATGCCGGGCGCCAACGTCTCCAAGTCACTGCGCGAATGCAATGTGACCGAGAATTCATGTGGTCGATCTGGATCAGTTGGTTTTCCCATAACCATGATGATCACTGGCATGGTGGGCAACACGTTAGCTCTCATTCTGGTATATATTTCGTacagaaagaaggaaaataaaaggaaaaagtcGTTTTTGCTTTGCATTGGGTCGCTGGCGCTAACTGACCTGTTTGGACAGCTTTTGACGAGTCCAATAGTGATATCAGTCTACCGAGCTGGTATGGAGTGGAAGCACATCGACCCATCTGGCAATCTGTGCGGTTTCTTCGGGGTGTGCATGACAACCTTTGGCCTGTGCGCCCTCTTCTTGGCCAGTGCCATGGCGATCGAAAGGGCTATGGCGATAACTAACCCGCACTGGTACTCCAATCACATGAAGACAAGTGTGACAAAGCAGACTTTGGCTGTCATTTGGTGTCTTGTGTTGCTCTTTGCCCTGCTGCCCATCGCGGGGGTCGGGGAATACAAGCAGCAGTGGCCCGGGACCTGGTGCTTCATCAGCACAGGGGACAGAAAAGTCCCCGGCAATATGTTTTTCGCCATCACTTTCGCCGGACTTGGGATTTTCTCTCTGCTTGTAACGCTTTCCTGCAATGTAGTGACGATCCGGGGCTTGATTATCCGCTGTAAAACAAAGTCTGGCACGTCTCAGTCTTCAAAACATTGGGAACGTCTCACCACGGAGACCGTCATTCAGCTGTTAGGAATTATGTGCGTCCTGCTTATATGCTGGTCTCCTCTGCtggtatgtttttttgtttgttttacaggcGTCTGAAGCCTTTATTTCTTACAGTACACAGCCAGTGTTCTTTGGATACAAGTGAggttaggatttttttttgtcatagtGTGATACAGTAAAAGCCCATTTACTGATATGATAAAGTGTCAAGAGTTACAATACACAGTGGTTTTACTGTCAGATGCCTGTCATAGACATGTCCGTGTATCTCTGCATCATCTCCTGTTAGGACATCAAATTGAAGCAAGAGCAGGCACTTGGTTTTCCCAATCACTTATTcaatcagtctctctctctctctctctctctctctctctcgctctctctctctctcctacacacacacacacaaacacacgtgcatacatacatatttgCAAGGCGCATAAGTCTGTCCTGTATGATTTTCTTTGAAATGCCGCTGCCATTTTCCATTAGGGAGCAATCTACTTAGCCGGGTCCTGTTCGGGGGTCTGCTCAGTGTGCTATGAGGTCATGCGTTGTCAGTCACATATTTAATAGTCCCACCAGGGATATTAATAGAAGCCACAGCATTGAGGCCAGAGAGTGAGTATACTAGAGTGtgaacatgatgtttttctccCAGTGGTTTGATGCTGTTGCTGCTCAGGATTGTCTGTCAGTCTCATAAATTATTAAGTGTAAAGGAGTCTACCCACAAAAT from Sparus aurata chromosome 11, fSpaAur1.1, whole genome shotgun sequence includes the following:
- the ptger3 gene encoding prostaglandin E2 receptor EP3 subtype, giving the protein MTMDASDHLRGFNKTIGEMPGANVSKSLRECNVTENSCGRSGSVGFPITMMITGMVGNTLALILVYISYRKKENKRKKSFLLCIGSLALTDLFGQLLTSPIVISVYRAGMEWKHIDPSGNLCGFFGVCMTTFGLCALFLASAMAIERAMAITNPHWYSNHMKTSVTKQTLAVIWCLVLLFALLPIAGVGEYKQQWPGTWCFISTGDRKVPGNMFFAITFAGLGIFSLLVTLSCNVVTIRGLIIRCKTKSGTSQSSKHWERLTTETVIQLLGIMCVLLICWSPLLVLMLRMIYTKVSSHQCNLTGNPIQTTGQEDHFSCNFFLTAIRLASLNQILDPWVYLLFREILLRKFCIVANAVSNCSIDDRKETQTALDALNKQNHDDNNIHKPQSS